One part of the Actinotignum schaalii genome encodes these proteins:
- a CDS encoding low molecular weight protein-tyrosine-phosphatase, with protein sequence MTESATPAAYPGAGVVRALAERPRILVVCTGNICRSPMGEIVLRQRLRDAGIDIAVASAGVSNEESGNPIYPPAQRTLTEHGYDLPDHHRAHRVTAEELENAGLILAMTTGHARAVRRLCRSLSLSLTNIHLWTEFALPEVGIAPEGVFGHGGILSDDAGRASGRQHSSDFYYSSGEYDVPDPWGGSAREFEATLTCVEAGSERLVELLRGHLPAAR encoded by the coding sequence ATGACGGAAAGTGCCACTCCCGCTGCCTACCCCGGTGCGGGCGTCGTTCGCGCGCTGGCGGAACGGCCCCGCATTCTTGTTGTCTGTACCGGGAATATTTGCCGATCTCCCATGGGGGAAATCGTGCTGCGCCAGCGGTTGCGCGATGCCGGTATTGATATTGCGGTGGCGTCCGCGGGGGTTTCGAATGAGGAATCCGGCAACCCGATTTACCCGCCCGCCCAACGCACTCTCACCGAACACGGCTATGACCTGCCTGATCACCACCGGGCCCACCGCGTCACAGCCGAGGAACTGGAAAACGCCGGCCTGATTCTGGCCATGACCACCGGGCACGCCCGGGCGGTGCGCCGGCTATGCCGCTCCCTCTCCCTTTCGCTGACCAATATTCACCTGTGGACCGAGTTCGCGCTGCCGGAGGTCGGGATCGCGCCGGAGGGCGTATTCGGGCACGGCGGCATTCTTTCCGACGACGCCGGGCGGGCCTCGGGCCGCCAGCATTCTTCCGATTTTTATTATTCGTCCGGCGAGTACGATGTGCCCGATCCGTGGGGCGGGTCGGCGCGCGAATTCGAAGCGACGCTCACCTGCGTGGAAGCCGGCTCCGAGCGCCTCGTGGAGCTGCTGCGCGGTCACCTGCCCGCGG
- a CDS encoding ABC transporter ATP-binding protein translates to MASVTFENASRIYPGSDTPAVNQLNLEIADGEFLVLVGPSGCGKSTSLRMLAGLEDINDGRIYIGDRDVTNVSPKDRDIAMVFQNYALYPHMSVAENMGFALKIARTPKEEIDKRVKEAAQILDLTEYLDRKPKALSGGQRQRVAMGRAIVRNPQVFLMDEPLSNLDAKLRVQTRTQIATLQRRLGTTTVYVTHDQTEALTMGDRIAVLNFGVLQQVGSPDELYNRPQNAFVAGFIGSPAMNLGTFNIEGDDAVLGQARIRLPRAVIDAITPDDKGKVILGVRPESFTELTREPGESSVPIVVDMVENLGSDNYVYGEIAGVEKSGFGSGDGSSQVVVRIPPFKAPAVGDTVYATPNLDAIHVFHAGDGTRIN, encoded by the coding sequence ATGGCATCTGTAACATTTGAGAACGCATCGCGTATCTACCCGGGGTCGGATACCCCGGCTGTCAATCAGCTCAACCTCGAGATTGCTGACGGGGAATTCCTTGTTCTTGTTGGCCCGTCCGGCTGCGGTAAATCAACGTCGCTGCGCATGCTGGCCGGGCTGGAAGATATTAATGACGGGCGTATCTATATTGGGGACCGCGATGTTACCAATGTTTCGCCTAAGGACCGCGATATCGCGATGGTGTTCCAGAATTACGCTCTCTACCCGCATATGTCGGTGGCGGAGAATATGGGCTTCGCGCTCAAGATTGCGCGCACCCCGAAGGAAGAAATCGATAAGCGCGTCAAGGAAGCCGCCCAGATTCTTGATCTGACTGAATACCTGGATCGCAAGCCGAAGGCGCTCTCCGGTGGGCAGCGCCAGCGCGTGGCGATGGGCCGCGCGATTGTGCGTAACCCGCAGGTGTTCCTCATGGACGAACCGCTGTCCAACCTGGACGCGAAGCTCCGCGTGCAAACCCGCACCCAGATCGCTACCCTGCAGCGCCGCCTGGGCACCACTACGGTGTACGTCACCCACGACCAAACCGAAGCGCTGACCATGGGCGATCGCATCGCCGTGCTCAACTTCGGGGTATTGCAGCAGGTGGGTAGTCCGGATGAGCTGTACAACCGACCGCAAAACGCTTTCGTGGCGGGCTTTATTGGCTCGCCGGCCATGAACCTCGGCACCTTTAATATTGAGGGCGACGACGCAGTCCTCGGCCAAGCGCGCATTCGCCTGCCCCGCGCGGTGATCGATGCGATCACCCCGGATGACAAGGGCAAGGTCATCCTGGGTGTGCGCCCCGAATCCTTCACGGAGCTCACGCGCGAGCCCGGGGAAAGCTCGGTGCCGATTGTGGTGGATATGGTGGAGAACCTGGGTTCGGATAACTATGTATATGGCGAGATCGCCGGCGTGGAGAAGTCCGGCTTCGGCTCGGGCGATGGCTCCTCCCAGGTGGTTGTGCGGATCCCGCCCTTCAAGGCCCCCGCGGTGGGTGACACCGTGTACGCCACCCCGAACCTGGATGCTATCCATGTGTTCCATGCCGGGGATGGCACCCGCATCAACTAG